One stretch of Hydrogenovibrio kuenenii DSM 12350 DNA includes these proteins:
- the alaC gene encoding alanine transaminase: MTGDFERIKRLPPYVFNITGELKAEARRRGEDIIDFGMGNPDQDTPKHIVDKLIEVVQREGTHRYSVSQGIPRLRRAICNWYKTKFDVDLDYETEAVVTIGSKEGLAHLALATVEKGDTVLVPNPAYPIHPYGFVIAGADIRHVRMTPDVDFFDELEKAIKESWPKPKMLVLNFPGNPTTQTVDLHFFEKVVAIAKEHNIWVIHDLAYADIAFDGYKAPSIMQVEGAKDIAVEFYTLSKSYNMPGWRVGFMVGNPVLVQALKRMKSYLDYGTFTPIQVAAIAALEGPQDCVQEISDMYKSRRDVLCQGLNSIGWKVEPPKATMFVWAPIPEEYRDMGSLEFSKKLLTDAKVAVAPGIGFGDYGDDHVRFGLIENEHRTRQAIRGIRDMFRKDGLIKS, from the coding sequence GTGACTGGCGACTTTGAAAGAATAAAAAGACTTCCTCCTTATGTGTTCAATATAACCGGCGAATTAAAAGCCGAAGCGCGTCGCAGAGGCGAGGATATCATCGACTTTGGTATGGGAAATCCTGATCAGGATACCCCTAAACATATTGTCGATAAATTGATTGAAGTTGTTCAGCGTGAAGGAACACATCGCTATTCGGTATCGCAAGGTATTCCACGATTAAGACGCGCTATTTGTAATTGGTATAAAACCAAGTTCGATGTGGATTTAGATTATGAGACGGAAGCCGTCGTCACTATCGGATCAAAAGAAGGTTTGGCTCACCTAGCCTTGGCAACCGTTGAAAAAGGCGACACTGTCCTTGTACCAAACCCAGCTTATCCTATTCATCCCTATGGGTTTGTGATTGCTGGTGCCGATATTCGTCATGTGCGTATGACTCCAGATGTTGACTTCTTTGACGAGCTGGAAAAAGCGATAAAAGAATCATGGCCAAAGCCAAAAATGCTGGTACTGAACTTTCCGGGGAACCCAACAACTCAAACCGTTGATTTACACTTTTTTGAAAAAGTGGTTGCCATTGCAAAAGAACACAATATTTGGGTTATTCATGACCTTGCGTATGCTGACATTGCATTTGATGGTTATAAAGCACCTTCGATTATGCAAGTAGAAGGGGCGAAAGATATTGCGGTCGAGTTCTATACACTATCTAAAAGCTATAACATGCCCGGTTGGCGTGTTGGTTTTATGGTTGGTAACCCTGTATTAGTTCAAGCTTTGAAGCGAATGAAGTCTTACTTGGATTACGGCACCTTTACACCGATTCAAGTGGCTGCGATCGCTGCTTTGGAAGGACCACAAGACTGTGTGCAAGAAATCAGTGATATGTACAAATCTCGTCGTGATGTTCTGTGTCAAGGGTTAAACTCTATTGGTTGGAAGGTTGAACCACCAAAAGCAACCATGTTTGTATGGGCACCAATCCCAGAAGAATACCGTGATATGGGGTCGTTAGAGTTCTCTAAAAAGCTGCTAACGGATGCTAAAGTCGCAGTAGCACCAGGAATTGGGTTTGGTGATTATGGCGATGATCATGTTCGTTTTGGCTTGATTGAAAATGAACATCGTACGCGTCAGGCAATTCGCGGTATTCGTGATATGTTCCGCAAAGATGGATTGATTAAATCCTAA
- a CDS encoding homoserine dehydrogenase, with protein sequence MKEIRLGLLGLGTVGGGTVNILNTTQTEIQRRLGGKVSIKVEQIAVRDLNRSRTADTTGIDLTTDPLAVVNNPNVDIVVELMGGTTLAKTCLEQAIQNKKHIVTANKALIAEHGNELFKAAEAQGVMVAYESAVAGGIPIIKALREGLAGNQIEWLAGIINGTGNYILTEMKKPGADFAKVLKTAQELGYAEADPTFDVEGIDAAHKLTIMASIAFGIELQFDKVYTEGISKVTAEDIQFAQNLGYEIKHLGIASRTDNGFSMRVHPTLVADSVLIANVNDVMNAVMVSGDHVGQTLYYGPGAGAGPTASAVVADIIDVIRALHQPKEDRVPALGFALSQLTSAPIVAIDDIQSAYYLRFYAKDHAGVLAKVSAVLAESQISIELLHQEPYVGNEDDATLVMITNKVLESDLNQAISALENMPEIDEKIMRIRVADFK encoded by the coding sequence GTGAAAGAAATAAGATTGGGTCTTCTAGGGTTAGGTACTGTTGGTGGTGGAACGGTTAATATTTTGAATACCACTCAGACCGAAATTCAAAGACGATTGGGAGGGAAAGTATCCATAAAAGTCGAGCAAATAGCTGTTAGAGACCTAAATCGTTCAAGAACTGCTGATACCACTGGTATTGATTTAACAACGGATCCTTTAGCGGTAGTGAATAACCCTAATGTTGATATTGTTGTTGAACTGATGGGAGGCACAACTTTAGCGAAAACCTGCCTTGAACAAGCTATTCAAAACAAAAAACATATTGTGACTGCAAACAAAGCACTGATTGCTGAACATGGAAATGAGTTGTTTAAAGCGGCAGAAGCGCAAGGCGTTATGGTTGCTTACGAGTCTGCAGTGGCTGGTGGTATTCCAATTATCAAGGCTTTGAGAGAAGGTTTGGCTGGTAACCAAATTGAATGGTTGGCTGGTATTATCAATGGCACGGGTAATTACATCCTGACTGAGATGAAAAAGCCGGGTGCTGACTTTGCGAAAGTATTAAAAACAGCACAGGAATTAGGCTATGCAGAAGCTGATCCTACCTTTGATGTAGAAGGGATAGATGCAGCGCATAAGCTGACAATCATGGCATCAATTGCATTTGGTATTGAACTACAGTTTGACAAGGTTTATACCGAAGGGATTTCAAAGGTTACGGCTGAAGACATTCAATTTGCTCAAAACCTAGGTTATGAAATCAAGCATTTAGGGATTGCCAGCCGAACTGATAATGGATTCTCGATGCGAGTTCATCCCACTTTGGTAGCGGACTCCGTTTTGATAGCTAATGTGAACGATGTTATGAATGCGGTCATGGTTTCAGGCGATCATGTTGGACAAACACTTTATTATGGACCTGGTGCTGGTGCTGGACCAACCGCCAGTGCAGTGGTTGCAGATATTATTGATGTAATTCGTGCACTTCACCAACCTAAAGAAGACCGTGTTCCGGCACTTGGTTTTGCTTTGAGTCAACTAACCTCGGCACCGATTGTTGCTATTGATGACATACAATCGGCTTATTACTTAAGGTTTTACGCCAAGGATCACGCAGGGGTTTTGGCAAAAGTTTCTGCTGTGTTAGCTGAGTCTCAAATCAGTATTGAGTTATTGCATCAAGAACCCTATGTAGGCAATGAAGATGATGCGACTTTAGTAATGATTACCAATAAAGTACTAGAGTCTGATTTGAATCAGGCAATTTCAGCATTGGAAAATATGCCAGAAATCGATGAAAAAATAATGCGTATTCGTGTTGCTGACTTTAAATAA
- a CDS encoding Mth938-like domain-containing protein: MKFTEHRDSNILTVKNYQAGSVKVNDKLISHSCYLNQKNLVSDWQCNNLAELNEDRLDELFLMQPEIIILGTGENQQFPHPKYFAYCAQRGIGLEVMDNAAACRTYNVLTTEEREVVLALII, encoded by the coding sequence ATGAAGTTTACTGAACACAGAGATTCCAATATTTTAACTGTGAAAAACTACCAGGCTGGGTCTGTAAAAGTCAATGACAAATTGATTAGTCACAGCTGTTATCTTAATCAAAAAAATCTGGTAAGTGATTGGCAATGCAATAATCTGGCTGAACTCAATGAAGATCGCTTAGATGAACTCTTTTTAATGCAACCTGAAATCATCATTCTAGGAACAGGTGAAAACCAGCAGTTTCCTCACCCAAAATATTTCGCTTATTGTGCACAAAGAGGTATTGGACTTGAGGTTATGGATAATGCAGCAGCTTGCAGAACCTACAATGTATTAACAACTGAAGAACGCGAAGTGGTTTTAGCTCTTATTATCTAA